Proteins encoded within one genomic window of Clupea harengus unplaced genomic scaffold, Ch_v2.0.2, whole genome shotgun sequence:
- the LOC122128959 gene encoding protein NLRC3-like produces the protein MDIVCQTELKRNLKSKYQSVFEGIPKQGSSDLLEKIYTEVYITEGGSGKVNEEHEVRQIESRSMRADGQEKSIKCSDIFKLLPGQVKPIRSVVTKGVAGIGKTVSVQKFILDWAEGKENKDIHFIFPLLFRELNLMKTEQHSLMNLLHHFFTEIKHLTFLGQGKNKVLFILDGLDECRLQLDFQKNESLTDVTEITSLDVLLTNVIKGNLLPSALLWITSRPAAANQIPPEFVDRVTEVQGFNDQQKEEYFRKRISDQNLASRVISHVKLSRSLHIMCHIPVFCWIAATVLGVILGSSGGGQIPKTLTEMYTYFLIFQTKQRSLKFENEHDLDPQWNQKVILGLGKLAYEQLEKGNLIFYEEDLKECGIDVREAAVCSGICSQIFREESGLYQGKVFCFVHLSVQEYLAALYVLLMLIMKRKDLISPKQALRKVFKLPKMRSVHKYMITLHKSAVDKTLEHEDGRFDLFLRFLLGLSLESTQTLLHGLLQRGQNKMGNEETISYIKEKIREVPSSERVINLFYCLNELNDHSLVEEVQRLLSAGTLSEAELSPAQWSAFVFVLLTSEQKLDVFDLKKYIRSDECLLRLQPVVEESQKAQ, from the coding sequence ATGGACATAGTTTGTCAGACTGAGCTCAAAAGAAATCTCAAGAGCAAGTACCAGAGTGTTTTCGAAGGAATACCCAAGCAAGGAAGCTCTGATCTTCTAGAAAAGATCTACACAGaggtctacatcacagagggaggaagtggaaaagTAAATGAAGAGCATGAAGTCAGACAGATTGAGTCAAGATCCATGAGAGCAGATGGACAGGAGAAATCAATcaaatgcagtgacatctttaaactCTTACCCGGCCAAGTCAAACCAATCAGAAGTGTTGTCACAAAAGGAGTTGCTGGTATTGGTAAAACTGTCTCAGTTCAGAAGTTCATCCTGGACTGGGcagaggggaaagaaaacaaagataTTCACTTTATATTTCCACTTCTTTTTAGGGAGCTCAACCTCATGAAAACAGAACAACACTCTTTGATGAATCTCCTCCACCACTTTTTCACAGAAATAAAGCACTTAACCTTTCTTGGCCAAGGGAAGAACAAAGTGTTGTTCATCTTGGATGGTCTGGATGAATGTCGACTCCAACTAGactttcagaaaaatgaaagttTGACTGATGTGACAGAGATTACCTCATTGGACGTTCTCCTGACAAATGTCATCAAGGGTAACCTGCTCCCCTCTGCTTTACTTTGGATTACCtctcgaccagcagcagccaatcaaatcccgCCTGAGTTTGTTGACCGGGTCACAGAGGTACAAGGGTTCAATGACCAACAGaaggaggagtacttcaggaagaggatcAGTGATCAGAATCTTGCCAGCAGAGTCATCTCTCACGTCAAATTATCAAGGAGTCTCCACATTATGTGCCACATACCAGTGTTCTGCTGGATTGCTGCTACTGTTCTTGGAGTAATTCTTGGCTCTTCAGGAGGTGGACAGATTCCAAAGACTTTGACAGAGATGTATACCTATTTCCTCATTTTTCAAACTAAACAGAGGAGCCTAaagtttgaaaatgagcatgacCTTGATCCACAGTGGAACCAGAAAGTTATCCTTGGTCTTGGAAAGTTGGCATATGAACAGTTAGAGAAGGGTAATCTGATTTTTTATGAAGAAGACCTAAaagagtgtggcattgatgtcagagaGGCAGCAGTATGCTCTGGCATCTGCTCCCAGATCTTTCGAGAAGAATCAGGGCTTTATCAAGGAAAGGTGTTCTGCTTCGTGCATTTAAGTGTCCAGGAGTATCTTGCAGCTTTGTATGTGCTTCTGATGTTAATAATGAAAAGGAAAGACCTCATTTCTCCAAAGCAAGCCCTCAGAAAAGTCTTTAAGCTTCCGAAAATGAGATCAGTGCACAAATACATGATCACCTTACACAAGAGTGCTGTGGACAAAACTTTGGAGCATGAAGATGGACGCTTTGACCTATTCCTCCGTTTccttcttggcctctctctggagtctACCCAGACTCTCCTGCATGGCCTACTACAGAGAGGACAAAATAAGATGGGCAATGAAGAAACAATCAGTTACATTAAGGAAAAGATCAGGGAGGTTCCTTCATCAGAAAGGGTCATCAACCTCTTCTACTGTCTGAATGAACTCAATGATCACTCCTTAGTGGAAGAAGTCCAGAGGTTGCTGAGTGCTGGGACACTTTCTGAAGCTGAACTCTCACCTGCCCAGTGGTcagcttttgtgtttgtgctgctgacatCAGAACAGAAGCTGGATGTGTTTGACTTGAAGAAGTACATCAGATCTGATGAATGTCTTCTAAGGCTACAACCAGTAGTGGAGGAATCTCAAAAGGCTCAGTAA